Proteins from one Blattabacterium sp. (Blattella germanica) str. Bge genomic window:
- a CDS encoding porin: MKKTKMILFIIFLGIFYSFHSYSFAFADEKNSKKNENYHFNMFVDFRSSIHSAVKKEFFEGSRFSEDHLNLEVIGKANDKISYRFAKKLNHNNRIVDLAYLKYKWNDKLYFLIGKQPTSFGSMEYANGFYESPYRYTNVYKNKENPIGINFIYLPIKNHELQFQIVNSIPNNRDNKEESPIQKVNNPMGYSVNWNWSFFKNRILQNRWSYSIFQENENKKFWKLLALGSKLNFKLFSIEADYILSDEDIEKNGDITKIFHSWNSDYKNAAAVKYGTYLVKLKYNLIPKWNLIAKGVYEMGTSKKAINNILDENKLFKKAYTYYGGIEFIPSIKNEDLSFHFLYQNQRINYSLDQIKKENKNNHFIMLGLSYRIQMI, translated from the coding sequence ATGAAAAAAACAAAAATGATTTTATTTATTATTTTTTTAGGTATTTTTTATTCTTTTCATAGTTATAGTTTCGCTTTCGCTGATGAAAAAAACTCAAAAAAAAATGAAAATTATCACTTTAACATGTTTGTAGATTTTAGGAGTAGTATTCATTCTGCAGTAAAAAAAGAATTTTTTGAGGGATCTCGTTTTTCTGAAGACCATTTGAATTTAGAAGTGATAGGAAAAGCAAATGACAAAATCAGTTATCGTTTTGCAAAAAAATTGAATCATAATAATAGAATAGTTGATTTAGCTTATTTAAAATATAAGTGGAATGATAAACTTTACTTTTTGATCGGAAAACAACCAACTTCTTTTGGAAGCATGGAATATGCTAATGGGTTCTATGAATCACCATATAGGTATACAAATGTATATAAAAATAAGGAGAATCCTATTGGAATCAATTTTATTTATCTTCCAATCAAAAATCATGAATTACAATTTCAAATTGTAAATAGCATACCAAATAATAGGGATAATAAGGAAGAAAGTCCAATTCAAAAAGTGAATAATCCTATGGGTTATTCTGTGAATTGGAATTGGAGTTTTTTCAAAAATAGAATTTTACAAAATAGATGGTCATATTCTATTTTTCAAGAAAATGAAAATAAAAAATTTTGGAAATTGTTAGCTTTAGGGAGTAAGTTAAATTTCAAACTTTTTTCCATAGAAGCAGATTACATATTAAGTGATGAAGACATAGAAAAAAATGGCGATATAACAAAAATTTTTCATTCATGGAATTCTGATTATAAAAATGCAGCAGCTGTAAAATATGGAACTTATTTAGTAAAATTGAAATACAATTTGATTCCAAAATGGAATTTGATTGCCAAAGGAGTATATGAAATGGGAACTTCTAAAAAAGCAATCAATAATATTTTGGATGAAAATAAATTGTTCAAAAAAGCATATACTTATTATGGAGGTATAGAATTTATTCCTTCAATCAAAAATGAAGATCTTAGTTTTCATTTTTTGTATCAAAATCAAAGAATTAATTACAGTTTAGATCAAATTAAAAAAGAAAATAAGAACAATCATTTTATCATGTTGGGATTGAGTTATCGTATTCAAATGATTTAA
- the nadD gene encoding nicotinate (nicotinamide) nucleotide adenylyltransferase — protein MKIGLYFGSFNPIHLGHTIIANHITEFLYIDHVWFVVSPQNPLKKKNLLDYEHRMRMVQMAIFGYEKMSVLDIEYGYSPSYTIHTLSNIEKKYPKNQFFLILGQDSFSSLRKWKNYKIILNKYDILVYPRLGYFSDSVFKRKNIIFLKAPIIELSSSFIRDSIQKGKNMKPMLHPEVWNYMIKYKFYRKK, from the coding sequence ATGAAAATAGGACTTTATTTTGGATCATTTAATCCCATCCATTTAGGACATACAATTATTGCTAATCATATAACAGAATTTTTATATATAGATCATGTTTGGTTCGTTGTTTCTCCACAAAATCCATTAAAAAAAAAAAATCTTTTAGATTATGAACACCGCATGAGAATGGTTCAAATGGCTATTTTTGGTTATGAAAAAATGAGTGTTTTGGATATAGAATACGGATATTCTCCTTCTTATACAATTCATACATTGTCTAATATAGAGAAAAAATATCCTAAAAATCAATTTTTTCTTATCTTAGGACAAGATTCTTTTTCTTCTTTAAGAAAATGGAAAAATTATAAAATTATTTTGAACAAATATGATATTTTGGTTTATCCTAGACTTGGTTATTTCTCAGATTCTGTTTTTAAACGGAAAAATATAATTTTTTTGAAGGCTCCAATTATTGAATTATCATCTTCTTTTATTCGAGATTCTATTCAAAAAGGAAAAAATATGAAACCTATGCTTCATCCAGAAGTTTGGAATTATATGATAAAATATAAATTTTATAGAAAAAAATAA
- a CDS encoding 5'-3' exonuclease H3TH domain-containing protein yields MNNNKKLFLIDAYPLIYQSYYAYINKPLLTSKGLNTSPIINFTYFLIKTLNDEKPSYMATIFDDNQEISFRKKEYYKYKAHRKKIPEAICIAIPYIRKILKTFQISCLHAKNGYEADDIIGTIAKKAENKGYIIYIITLDKDFFQLVTENIKVYIPPFKGNPKKIFGIEEIKEKFGVNHPKQVIDLWSMMGDPSDNIPGLPGIGEKNAKKFIQKYGSIEKLLNSTHDLKGKIQKNLEKNKNLGLLSKKLITIVTDIPLFSFHEEKFHVKKPNWLSIKKIFEELEFIRLLKKAHEYYK; encoded by the coding sequence ATGAATAATAATAAAAAATTATTTTTAATAGATGCATATCCTCTTATTTATCAAAGTTATTATGCTTACATAAATAAGCCTCTTTTGACTTCCAAAGGACTCAATACTTCACCTATCATAAATTTTACATATTTTTTGATCAAAACATTAAATGATGAAAAACCATCTTATATGGCTACCATTTTTGATGACAATCAAGAAATTTCTTTTCGAAAAAAAGAATATTATAAATATAAGGCACATAGAAAAAAAATACCAGAAGCTATTTGCATAGCAATTCCTTATATTAGAAAAATTTTAAAAACCTTTCAAATTTCTTGTTTGCATGCAAAAAACGGATATGAAGCTGATGATATTATCGGAACAATAGCTAAAAAAGCAGAAAATAAAGGATATATTATTTATATAATTACCTTGGACAAAGATTTTTTTCAATTGGTCACAGAAAATATTAAAGTTTACATACCACCTTTTAAAGGAAATCCAAAAAAAATATTCGGAATAGAGGAAATAAAAGAAAAATTTGGAGTCAACCATCCAAAACAAGTTATAGATTTATGGAGTATGATGGGAGATCCTTCTGATAATATCCCAGGATTGCCAGGAATAGGAGAAAAAAATGCTAAAAAATTTATTCAAAAATATGGAAGCATTGAAAAATTGTTAAATTCCACTCATGATCTTAAGGGAAAGATTCAAAAAAATCTTGAAAAAAACAAAAATTTAGGTCTTTTATCCAAGAAATTAATTACCATTGTGACAGACATCCCACTTTTTTCTTTTCATGAGGAAAAATTCCATGTAAAAAAACCAAATTGGCTCTCTATTAAAAAAATATTTGAAGAACTTGAATTCATAAGATTATTAAAAAAAGCTCATGAATACTATAAATAA
- a CDS encoding DNA translocase FtsK yields MLLSFFSFLFHWKNDQSQLEKLFDKEIIAENLLGKMGAVVSHYFIYCGIGISVFFVPILLFITGLRILFVRKKLLNDFYKSTICKFIFFSIWLPITFYLVIPDQGIFSGIFGFEIGNLLIHLFGKIGSYILIFTSIIFYFIIIFRMNPPKNGIPQKIQSYEETDTIFKLCNKLCNFFLNTKIVNRPLKKTNESSPKNKNILHSIFSKKDFSSISVNNLEIDSNKKKIVQVLNYYKIEICQIKAIIGPTIILYEIYPKVGTRISKIKNLKNEIALNLSAISIRIIAPMPGKGSIGIEIPNHNRYPVYMKDILFSEESHKMSHEMELPISLGKTVFNKIFVIDLTKMPHLLIAGSTGQGKSVGLNVMIIFLLYQKNPEDIKFILIDPKKVELSVYKKISKSYFAAIPNSIEPIITDLHQVKNILNSLCKEMDKRYALLEKYKVRNIQEYNQKYHLPYIILIIDEFADLSFSFYQKKQIETYITRLAQLARAVGIHLIIATQRPSVDVITGLIKSNFTARIAFRVSSKIDSRTILDCSGAEQLIGKGDLLFSNRNELIRLQCPFIDLSDIQKIVDFYKKNDKKNEYFFLPEPD; encoded by the coding sequence TTGTTATTAAGTTTTTTTTCTTTCCTTTTTCATTGGAAAAATGATCAAAGCCAATTGGAAAAACTTTTTGATAAAGAAATCATAGCAGAAAATTTACTTGGAAAAATGGGGGCTGTAGTCTCTCACTATTTCATTTACTGTGGAATAGGAATTAGTGTGTTTTTTGTTCCTATATTACTGTTTATCACAGGATTAAGAATTCTTTTTGTAAGAAAAAAACTATTGAATGATTTTTATAAATCAACAATATGTAAATTTATATTTTTTAGTATATGGCTTCCAATAACTTTTTATCTTGTTATTCCTGATCAAGGAATATTTAGTGGAATTTTTGGATTTGAAATAGGGAATTTGTTGATCCATTTATTTGGAAAAATAGGATCATATATACTTATTTTTACGAGTATTATTTTTTACTTTATCATTATTTTTCGTATGAATCCTCCAAAAAATGGAATTCCACAAAAAATACAATCTTACGAAGAAACAGATACAATCTTCAAATTGTGCAATAAATTGTGCAATTTTTTTTTAAATACAAAGATTGTTAATAGACCATTGAAAAAAACGAATGAATCCAGTCCAAAAAATAAAAACATTCTCCATTCTATTTTTTCTAAAAAAGATTTTTCTTCCATATCAGTGAATAACCTAGAAATAGATTCTAATAAAAAAAAAATAGTCCAAGTACTTAACTATTATAAAATAGAAATATGTCAAATAAAAGCGATTATAGGACCTACTATCATTTTGTATGAAATTTATCCTAAGGTAGGAACAAGAATCTCAAAAATAAAAAATTTAAAAAATGAAATCGCCTTAAATTTATCTGCTATATCCATAAGAATTATAGCTCCCATGCCTGGAAAAGGATCCATTGGAATAGAAATTCCGAATCATAATCGTTATCCTGTTTATATGAAAGACATTCTTTTTTCAGAAGAAAGTCACAAAATGAGTCATGAAATGGAACTCCCGATTTCTTTAGGAAAAACAGTATTTAATAAAATTTTTGTTATAGATTTAACTAAAATGCCTCATTTACTTATAGCAGGATCAACTGGACAAGGCAAATCCGTAGGATTAAATGTTATGATTATTTTTTTGTTATATCAAAAGAATCCAGAAGATATCAAATTTATTTTGATTGATCCAAAAAAAGTAGAATTATCTGTATACAAAAAAATTTCAAAATCTTATTTTGCGGCTATTCCCAATTCTATAGAACCCATAATCACAGATTTACATCAAGTAAAAAATATATTAAATTCTTTGTGTAAAGAGATGGATAAAAGATATGCTCTTTTAGAAAAATATAAGGTTAGAAATATTCAAGAATACAATCAAAAATATCATTTACCTTATATCATACTAATCATTGATGAATTTGCAGACTTAAGTTTTTCTTTTTATCAAAAAAAACAAATAGAAACATATATAACTCGATTAGCTCAGCTGGCTCGTGCTGTAGGTATTCATTTGATAATAGCAACACAACGACCATCCGTTGATGTTATTACTGGATTAATCAAATCCAATTTCACTGCACGAATTGCATTTCGAGTAAGTTCTAAAATAGATTCTAGAACCATATTAGATTGTTCAGGAGCTGAACAATTAATAGGAAAAGGAGATCTATTATTTTCTAATAGAAATGAATTGATTCGGTTACAATGTCCCTTTATTGATTTATCAGATATTCAAAAAATCGTTGATTTTTACAAAAAAAATGATAAAAAAAACGAATATTTCTTTCTTCCAGAACCTGACTAA